Proteins encoded in a region of the Treponema sp. J25 genome:
- a CDS encoding peptidase U32 family protein: MGRHLELLSPAGSFETLEAAIQAGANSIYFGIGAYDMRSLSSKGFTQADLEEIRTRCAHKKVRAYCTLNAVVFDEELEDIESLVADLAHLQFDGIIAHDMAVLQIARRYGVPVHLSTQANITNREALRFYSSFAEVIVLARELSLPQIRRIAQFIQEENLQGPSQRPLRLEAFVHGALCMAYSGKCYLSLHMMGSSANRGACLHSCRRSYRLIDTVNGNEIEVAEGYLLSSRDLKTIDILDQLVAAGIEVFKIEGRSRSPEYVATTTSCYREALDAIEEGTFTADKIKIWNERLARVFNRGFWEGHYLGKTMGEWSDSYGSKASRRKIHLGKVVNYFDRAQVAEILLQAGDLSVGEELLITGKTTGLIELPVQELRIEDEVVRRAPKGTRCTLPCPVKIREGDIVYRWEKTEESFLTRPSKEKLPTENPA, from the coding sequence ATGGGTCGCCATTTAGAACTCCTGTCACCGGCCGGTTCCTTTGAAACCCTAGAAGCAGCCATCCAGGCAGGGGCAAATAGCATTTACTTTGGCATTGGGGCCTACGATATGCGTTCCCTTTCGAGTAAAGGCTTTACGCAGGCCGATCTCGAAGAAATTCGCACCCGCTGTGCCCACAAAAAAGTACGGGCCTACTGTACCCTAAATGCGGTAGTCTTTGATGAGGAACTAGAGGATATTGAGTCTCTGGTAGCAGACCTGGCCCACCTTCAATTTGATGGGATCATCGCCCATGATATGGCGGTACTCCAGATTGCCCGGCGCTATGGAGTTCCCGTACATCTTTCGACCCAGGCGAATATCACCAATCGGGAGGCCCTCCGGTTCTATAGCTCCTTCGCAGAGGTGATTGTTCTGGCCCGGGAATTGTCCCTCCCCCAGATTCGCCGCATTGCGCAGTTTATCCAGGAAGAAAACCTTCAGGGTCCTTCTCAGCGACCCCTTCGCCTTGAGGCCTTTGTCCATGGGGCCCTCTGCATGGCCTATTCGGGTAAGTGTTACCTGAGCCTCCATATGATGGGAAGCTCCGCTAATCGGGGGGCCTGTCTCCACAGTTGTCGCCGCAGCTATCGTCTTATCGACACGGTAAACGGCAACGAAATTGAAGTGGCAGAGGGGTATCTCCTTTCTTCCCGGGACCTTAAAACCATTGATATTCTTGACCAATTGGTTGCCGCAGGCATCGAAGTCTTTAAGATTGAAGGACGGTCCCGTTCTCCAGAATATGTGGCCACCACCACTTCCTGCTATCGGGAAGCCCTGGATGCTATTGAAGAGGGAACCTTTACCGCTGATAAGATTAAGATCTGGAATGAACGGTTAGCCCGGGTATTCAACCGGGGGTTCTGGGAAGGCCATTACCTCGGGAAAACCATGGGGGAATGGTCCGATTCGTACGGCTCTAAGGCTAGCCGACGGAAAATACACCTCGGAAAGGTGGTGAATTATTTTGATCGGGCCCAGGTGGCAGAAATCCTGTTACAAGCGGGGGATCTCTCGGTAGGAGAGGAACTCCTTATCACCGGAAAAACCACGGGGCTTATCGAACTGCCCGTACAGGAACTACGGATAGAAGACGAGGTGGTACGCCGAGCTCCGAAGGGGACCCGCTGCACCCTTCCCTGTCCCGTAAAAATACGGGAGGGGGATATTGTGTATCGATGGGAAAAAACAGAGGAATCTTTCCTCACGAGACCTTCGAAAGAAAAGCTTCCCACAGAGAATCCTGCGTAA